AAATACAGCAATGTCTACGCTGCAAATTGGAGAGTCAGCTGTTATTGCCTATGAAACAAAAACGAAGGTAGTGGCAAACTTCAGAGTGATGGACATGGCAGCGGGCGGGCAAGGAGCTCCGTTAGTTCCTCACACCGAACGGATTTTGTACAGCCACGATGATCATACAAGGTTGCTTCAAAACATTGGAGGTATTGGAAATGTAACGTTGATTCCGCCAAAACACTCTAGTATACCCGTAGTAGCTTTTGATACGGGGCCGGGAAATATGATGATAGATGAAGCGTGTCAACAGCTTTTTAATGTTTCATTTGATGAAAATGGGCGTTTAGCAGCTGGAGGAAATATTATTTCAGAGCTTTTAGAAGACTGTATGAATCATGATTATATGAATCTTTCTCCGCCTAAATCCACGGGAAGAGAGCTGTTCGGTACACAGTACACAAGGAGACTGCTAGAGAAATATAGCAAGCATAAAAAAGAAGATCTGCTAGCTACGATTACCATGTTCACGGCATCATCCATTGTGCATCACTATGAAACATTTATTTTTCCTGCCTATTCTATTGACGAAGTCATTATTGGAGGAGGCGGAAGTTATAACAATACGCTGGTGAATATGATTAAAGCGCGGCTTGGGAAGCGCTGCCGTGTGTATACACAAGAAGAGATAGGGATGTCTTCAGAAGCAAAAGAAGCCGTAGCTTTTGCAGTGCTGGCAAATGAAACACTTTCAGGTTATCCAAGCAATGTACCAAGTGCAACCGGCGCCTTGGCTTCCGTAATATTAGGAAACATTACGCCTGTACCATTATGAAAAAGGGGATGGAAGAAATGACAGAAGCAGCAAATATGGAAAATGAAA
This sequence is a window from Priestia aryabhattai. Protein-coding genes within it:
- the anmK gene encoding anhydro-N-acetylmuramic acid kinase AnmK, with product MYAVGLMSGTSLDGIDAALVQIEGSGYESKVKLLHFITMPFSPQLKKEIEQALSFEHSNVQLICSLNFKLGYAFADAVKRVCQEAGFSLEQIDVIGSHGQTIYHQPYTSGNTAMSTLQIGESAVIAYETKTKVVANFRVMDMAAGGQGAPLVPHTERILYSHDDHTRLLQNIGGIGNVTLIPPKHSSIPVVAFDTGPGNMMIDEACQQLFNVSFDENGRLAAGGNIISELLEDCMNHDYMNLSPPKSTGRELFGTQYTRRLLEKYSKHKKEDLLATITMFTASSIVHHYETFIFPAYSIDEVIIGGGGSYNNTLVNMIKARLGKRCRVYTQEEIGMSSEAKEAVAFAVLANETLSGYPSNVPSATGALASVILGNITPVPL